A window of Microbacterium hominis genomic DNA:
CCCTGTCCTCGCCCTCCCCGCCATCGTCGGGGTGGTCGCGCTCGCCGGGTGCGCGGGCTCTGCCGGCGGCGCGGCGGTCGATCCCGACGCCCTCGTGGTCTACAACGCGCAGCATGAGCAGCTCACCCAGGAGTGGGCCGACGCGTTCACCGAGGAGACGGGCATCGAGGTCGTGCTGCGCAACGGCGACGACAGCGAGCTCGCCAACCAGCTCGTGCAGGAGGGCTCGGCATCCAAGGCCGACGTGTTCCTCACCGAGAACTCCCCGGCCATGTCGCTGGTGGAGGATGCCGGACTCTTCGCCCCGGTCGACGAGGCGACCCTCGCCCTCGTGCCCGAGCAGTACCGTCCCGCCTCCGGCGTGTGGACCGGCATCGCCGCCCGCTCGACCGTGCTGGTCTACAACCCCGACCTCATCTCGGAGGGCGAGCTGCCGGCATCCCTCATGGATCTCGCCGACCCGGAGTGGAAGGACCGCTGGGGCGGCGCGCCCGCCAAGGCCGACTTCCAGGCGATCGTGTCGGCGGTGCTGGCCACCCAGGGCGAGGACGCCACGGCGGAGTGGCTCGACGCCATGGCCGAGAACGCGGTGCAGTACCGCAACAACATCGTGACGATGAAGGCCGTCAACGCCGGCGAGGTGCCGGTCGGCATCATC
This region includes:
- a CDS encoding iron ABC transporter substrate-binding protein; protein product: MPSRLRPSALRPVLALPAIVGVVALAGCAGSAGGAAVDPDALVVYNAQHEQLTQEWADAFTEETGIEVVLRNGDDSELANQLVQEGSASKADVFLTENSPAMSLVEDAGLFAPVDEATLALVPEQYRPASGVWTGIAARSTVLVYNPDLISEGELPASLMDLADPEWKDRWGGAPAKADFQAIVSAVLATQGEDATAEWLDAMAENAVQYRNNIVTMKAVNAGEVPVGIIYHYYWFRDQDAAAEDSANTALHYFGNQDPGAFVSISGGGVMENAPHPDEAQQFLAFIAGEQGQTILGEGYSFEYPVASDVPAKDPLPPLAELDAPVIDPSTLNGPAVIELMTEAGLL